A stretch of the Bacillus sp. B-jedd genome encodes the following:
- the efeB gene encoding iron uptake transporter deferrochelatase/peroxidase subunit translates to MTKNQNSSEETALLKKKISRRDILKTAGVGGVGVLLGASGLGGFLSVAEGKATDTSARDIVPFYGKHQGGITTKTQNHLYFASLDVTASSKEELAKLFKEWTEAAALMSEGKPVGDISSNQFVPPKDTGEAIGLSAANLSITFGVGPSLFLKEGKDRFGLSHKRPKELSDLPKFPLDALKEEWTGGDICIQACADDMQIAFHAVRNLVRIARGKAILRWVQPGFQRSKQTDANEGTPRNLFGFKDGTVNPDVNNNKQMDQQVWVQAGDGPDWLTGGSYMVVRRIQMFIEVWDRTNLREQENTFGRYRDSGAPLGQKDEFEKLDLKRKNENGEYAIPVNSHTRLSHGDGSQHILRRAYSYSNGMDVKTGSFDAGLLFICFQRTPSKQFIPIQERLAKMDKLNEYTSHVGSAIFACLPGTKQGGYIGETLFN, encoded by the coding sequence TTGACCAAGAACCAAAATAGTTCTGAAGAGACTGCTCTTTTAAAAAAGAAGATTTCAAGGCGCGACATCCTTAAAACTGCGGGCGTAGGCGGAGTAGGGGTCCTGCTAGGTGCTTCTGGCCTTGGAGGTTTCCTTTCCGTTGCAGAAGGAAAAGCAACCGATACATCTGCTCGGGATATTGTCCCTTTCTACGGAAAACACCAAGGTGGCATTACGACAAAAACACAGAACCACCTCTACTTTGCCTCTTTGGATGTCACTGCATCATCAAAGGAAGAGTTGGCGAAGCTTTTCAAAGAGTGGACAGAGGCTGCCGCTTTGATGTCAGAGGGAAAACCTGTCGGAGATATATCTAGCAATCAATTTGTGCCGCCTAAGGATACTGGGGAAGCTATTGGACTTTCGGCAGCCAATCTTTCTATTACATTTGGAGTGGGTCCTAGCCTTTTTCTCAAAGAAGGCAAGGACCGCTTTGGGTTAAGCCACAAGCGGCCCAAAGAACTTTCCGACCTTCCGAAATTCCCCTTAGATGCGCTGAAGGAGGAATGGACCGGAGGGGACATTTGCATACAAGCCTGCGCGGATGACATGCAGATTGCCTTTCATGCTGTAAGGAACTTAGTTCGTATAGCAAGAGGAAAGGCAATATTGAGGTGGGTACAGCCAGGCTTTCAGCGATCCAAACAGACCGATGCCAATGAAGGAACACCTAGAAATCTATTTGGTTTTAAAGATGGGACTGTAAACCCTGATGTGAACAATAATAAACAAATGGACCAGCAAGTCTGGGTACAGGCGGGTGATGGACCTGATTGGCTTACCGGGGGGAGCTACATGGTTGTCAGAAGGATCCAGATGTTCATTGAGGTGTGGGACCGGACTAACCTGAGGGAGCAGGAAAATACATTTGGACGTTACCGCGATAGCGGTGCCCCGTTAGGCCAAAAGGATGAATTTGAAAAACTGGATCTCAAACGAAAAAATGAAAACGGCGAATACGCGATTCCTGTTAACTCACACACCCGCCTTTCGCATGGTGATGGATCACAGCACATTCTCCGCAGGGCTTATTCCTATTCAAATGGAATGGATGTAAAAACAGGCAGCTTTGATGCTGGACTGCTTTTCATCTGTTTTCAGAGGACACCGAGCAAGCAATTTATTCCCATACAGGAACGGCTTGCAAAAATGGATAAATTGAACGAATATACATCACACGTTGGCAGTGCTATTTTTGCATGTTTGCCAGGGACAAAACAAGGCGGTTATATAGGAGAGACACTTTTCAACTAA